From Pleurocapsa minor HA4230-MV1, one genomic window encodes:
- a CDS encoding FAD-dependent oxidoreductase — MKEIAVARISDLQNGQMQQIEVENSQILLSKINDQYYATSAFCTHYGAPLAKGVLSGERIVCPWHNACFNAIAGQQLEPPGLDSLTHFAVRVEGEQVLVKLPDEIPQKRTLSMARHEPSVDSRTFAVLGAGAAGMAAVEMLRQQGFQGKVVLISAESKLPYDRTKLSKNYLQGNAKADSLPVRDCQFYDDHNIELRFGQAVTEVDALNKKITFADHSELEFDSLLLATGGLARKLDIPGSDLANIFTIRQPEDVDSILAVVKNAQQAVVIGSSFIGMEAAASLTQQGLDVMVISPSKVPFQKILGEQLGKMFQQVHESQGVKFQFETKAIELIGNEQVESVVLDNGTQVAADLVIVGIGVEPNTSYLTGVKLHEKDHSIPVNNYLQTEINDIYAAGDIARFPYAPMNKSTRIEHWRLAAQQGRIAAANMLNSNQRQEVEQIVPFFWSGQYDLKLRYVGHVEEWDEIKIDGDLESAFLAYYLKDEQIMAVAGMNRDRELAAISELMRLQKMPQATAIKDTEINWLDMIR, encoded by the coding sequence ATGAAAGAAATAGCCGTAGCCAGAATCAGCGATCTGCAAAATGGGCAAATGCAGCAGATTGAAGTAGAAAACTCGCAAATATTATTATCTAAAATCAACGATCAATATTATGCTACTAGCGCATTCTGTACCCACTATGGCGCACCTTTAGCTAAGGGAGTATTATCTGGCGAAAGAATAGTTTGTCCTTGGCATAATGCTTGTTTTAATGCGATCGCAGGACAGCAGTTAGAACCTCCTGGCTTAGATTCTTTGACTCATTTTGCGGTGAGAGTTGAGGGAGAGCAAGTATTGGTCAAACTACCTGACGAAATACCCCAGAAACGTACTCTGTCAATGGCAAGACATGAACCAAGTGTAGATTCTCGTACTTTTGCCGTTTTAGGTGCAGGAGCAGCAGGTATGGCAGCGGTAGAGATGCTGCGTCAACAGGGTTTTCAAGGCAAAGTGGTTTTAATCAGTGCTGAATCAAAGTTACCCTATGACCGTACTAAGTTAAGTAAAAACTATCTTCAAGGCAATGCTAAGGCAGATAGCTTACCTGTACGAGACTGCCAATTTTATGATGACCACAACATTGAATTACGTTTTGGTCAAGCGGTAACTGAAGTTGATGCTTTAAATAAAAAAATTACTTTTGCCGATCATTCTGAACTCGAATTTGATTCACTACTATTGGCAACTGGTGGTTTGGCGCGAAAACTAGATATTCCTGGCTCTGATTTGGCTAATATTTTTACTATCCGTCAGCCTGAAGATGTTGATTCGATCTTGGCTGTAGTAAAAAATGCTCAACAAGCGGTGGTAATTGGCTCTAGCTTTATCGGTATGGAAGCAGCAGCTAGTCTGACTCAGCAAGGATTAGATGTTATGGTAATTTCTCCCAGCAAAGTTCCTTTCCAGAAAATTTTAGGTGAGCAACTCGGCAAAATGTTTCAGCAGGTTCACGAATCTCAGGGAGTTAAGTTTCAGTTTGAAACTAAAGCGATTGAGTTAATTGGCAATGAGCAAGTTGAGTCTGTGGTTCTAGATAATGGAACGCAAGTAGCTGCCGATCTGGTTATTGTCGGTATTGGTGTTGAACCAAATACTAGCTATCTTACAGGAGTCAAACTACACGAAAAAGATCACAGTATTCCTGTTAACAATTATCTGCAAACTGAAATAAACGATATTTATGCTGCGGGGGATATTGCTCGGTTTCCTTATGCGCCGATGAATAAATCGACACGTATTGAACATTGGCGTTTAGCAGCACAGCAAGGCAGAATTGCTGCGGCTAATATGCTTAACAGTAATCAACGGCAAGAGGTGGAGCAAATCGTACCATTCTTTTGGTCAGGTCAATACGATCTTAAACTGCGTTATGTCGGTCATGTAGAGGAGTGGGATGAGATTAAAATAGACGGAGACTTAGAATCAGCATTTCTGGCTTACTACCTTAAAGATGAACAAATTATGGCAGTGGCAGGAATGAATCGCGATCGCGAATTGGCAGCAATTTCCGAATTAATGCGTCTCCAAAAAATGCCCCAGGCAACGGCTATCAAAGATACAGAAATTAATTGGCTCGACATGATTCGATAA
- a CDS encoding GMC family oxidoreductase, with the protein MNHYDIIIIGAGAGGGTVAYSLAPTGKRILIIERGGYLPKEDDNWNPEAIFQGRKYQVEEQWLDHQNNSFRPQAFYNVGGNTKVYGAALQRMREQDFGEVQHHGGVSPAWELTYQDMESYYTRAESIFKVHGTKGEDITEPPMSAEYPFPALPHEPRMQEVADELGKLGLHPHHLTLAVDRNVDDPDNSPCIRCSTCDPYPCKIDAKLDAQIACVDPATAYDNVEIMIDTLVTKLITDASGQKITTVEVEVNGNQEQYSADTFIVSCGSINSAALLLRSKNEHHPDGLGNSSGMLGRNLMLHNHSSIVAIAEKPNPVKFQKTLGFNDFYFGSPDHDYPLGQIQMTGKSKWNRLALFAPGSIPQPTLEYMADHAVDWWLTSEDLPDPNNRVTVTEEGKIKVDFTRNNLKAHEDFVDMWQSYLRKVDFFLFMVNTVPLSAVWHQVGTCKFGSDPKTSVLNLNCRTHDLDNLYVVDGSFFPSMGAVNPTLTIVANALRVADHLKDSL; encoded by the coding sequence ATGAATCACTACGACATAATAATCATCGGTGCAGGTGCAGGTGGCGGAACTGTGGCATATTCCCTCGCACCTACAGGTAAACGTATTTTAATTATCGAACGTGGTGGATATCTCCCTAAAGAAGATGATAATTGGAATCCAGAAGCAATTTTTCAGGGTAGAAAATATCAGGTAGAGGAGCAATGGCTAGACCATCAAAACAATAGTTTTAGACCCCAAGCTTTCTATAACGTCGGGGGAAATACCAAAGTCTATGGTGCAGCCTTGCAAAGAATGCGTGAACAAGATTTTGGGGAAGTACAACATCATGGGGGAGTTTCCCCAGCCTGGGAACTGACTTATCAGGACATGGAGTCTTATTACACTCGCGCTGAAAGTATTTTTAAAGTTCACGGAACAAAAGGCGAAGATATTACCGAACCACCAATGTCGGCAGAATATCCTTTTCCTGCGCTACCTCACGAACCACGAATGCAGGAGGTAGCCGATGAATTAGGCAAGTTGGGTCTACATCCTCATCACTTAACCCTAGCAGTCGATCGCAATGTTGATGATCCCGATAATAGTCCCTGTATTCGCTGTAGCACTTGCGATCCCTATCCTTGTAAAATCGATGCTAAATTAGATGCGCAAATTGCCTGTGTCGATCCTGCTACGGCATACGATAATGTAGAAATTATGATCGATACCTTGGTAACTAAGTTAATCACTGACGCTAGTGGTCAGAAGATTACCACAGTTGAGGTTGAGGTAAATGGTAATCAAGAACAATATAGCGCCGATACTTTCATTGTTTCTTGTGGTTCGATTAATTCCGCCGCTTTACTATTGAGATCGAAAAACGAACATCACCCCGATGGCTTAGGTAATTCTTCAGGAATGCTGGGTCGCAACTTGATGTTACATAACCATTCTTCCATAGTAGCGATCGCCGAAAAACCCAATCCAGTCAAATTTCAAAAAACTCTCGGCTTTAACGACTTCTATTTTGGCAGTCCCGATCATGACTATCCCCTCGGACAAATTCAAATGACGGGTAAGTCTAAATGGAATCGTCTGGCACTCTTTGCCCCTGGTTCTATCCCTCAACCTACTTTAGAATATATGGCAGACCACGCTGTAGACTGGTGGCTGACCAGCGAAGATTTACCCGACCCCAATAACCGCGTAACTGTAACTGAGGAAGGCAAAATTAAAGTCGATTTCACCCGCAATAATCTTAAAGCTCATGAAGATTTTGTCGATATGTGGCAAAGCTATCTCCGTAAGGTAGATTTCTTCCTCTTTATGGTGAACACAGTTCCTCTATCGGCGGTGTGGCATCAGGTCGGTACTTGCAAATTTGGTTCAGACCCCAAAACTAGCGTCCTTAACCTCAATTGCCGTACTCATGATCTTGATAATCTCTATGTGGTTGATGGCAGCTTCTTCCCATCTATGGGTGCAGTAAATCCCACCTTGACCATTGTGGCAAATGCTTTACGAGTAGCGGATCATCTCAAAGATAGTCTATAG
- a CDS encoding sugar O-acetyltransferase, translating to MPEKTEREKMLSNELYLATDEELTRMQLRASQLLHRFNFSPPDPLQHQQIISQLFGKIGTNLAIRPPFYCDYGCHIFAGDNLLINFDCTILDCNEVHLGNNVLLAPKVQIYTAYHPTDPNLRLSGKELAAPVTIGDNVWLGGGVIVCPGVSIGSNTTIGAGSVVTKNIPHNVVAVGNPCRVIKSV from the coding sequence ATGCCAGAGAAAACTGAAAGAGAGAAAATGCTAAGTAACGAGTTGTATTTAGCAACGGATGAAGAATTGACTCGGATGCAGTTAAGAGCAAGCCAACTACTTCATCGCTTTAACTTTTCTCCTCCCGATCCCTTACAACACCAGCAGATAATTTCTCAGCTATTTGGCAAAATCGGGACTAACTTGGCGATTAGACCGCCGTTTTACTGTGATTATGGTTGCCATATTTTTGCTGGGGACAACTTATTAATTAATTTTGACTGTACGATTCTTGATTGTAACGAAGTACATTTGGGCAATAACGTTTTACTTGCACCCAAAGTTCAAATCTACACTGCCTATCACCCTACCGATCCTAATTTAAGACTATCTGGTAAAGAGCTAGCAGCGCCAGTTACGATTGGTGACAATGTTTGGCTTGGTGGTGGGGTAATTGTCTGTCCTGGGGTTTCTATCGGCTCAAATACTACTATTGGTGCAGGTAGCGTAGTTACTAAAAATATACCCCACAATGTTGTTGCAGTTGGCAATCCTTGTCGAGTTATTAAGAGCGTTTAG